From Cervus elaphus chromosome 25, mCerEla1.1, whole genome shotgun sequence, one genomic window encodes:
- the KCNMB1 gene encoding calcium-activated potassium channel subunit beta-1, giving the protein MGKKLVMAQKRGETRALCLGVAMVVGAVITYYILGTTVLPLYQKSVWTQESTCHLIETNIRDQEELEGKRVPQYPCLWVNVSAVGRWAMLYHTEDTRDQNQQCSYIPSSLDNYQVARADVEKVRARFHEHQDFFCFATTRENESSVLYRRLYGPQSLLFSLFWPTFLLTGGLLIIVMVKINQSLSILAAQR; this is encoded by the exons ATGGGAAAGAAGCTGGTGATGGCCCAGAAGCGGGGAGAGACTCGAGCCCTCTGCCTGGGAGTGGCCATGGTAGTGGGCGCTGTCATCACCTACTACATCCTAGGCACAACTGTGCTGCCCCTCTATCAGAAAAG CGTGTGGACCCAGGAATCCACGTGTCACCTGATTGAGACCAACATCAGGGACCAGGAGGAGCTGGAGGGCAAGAGGGTGCCCCAGTACCCATGCCTGTGGGTCAACGTGTCGGCCGTGGGCCGCTGGGCCATGCTGTACCACACGGAGGACACCCGGGACCAGAACCAGCAG TGCTCCTACATCCCAAGCAGCCTGGACAACTACCAAGTGGCCCGGGCTGACGTGGAGAAGGTCAGAGCCAGGTTCCACGAGCACCAGGACTTCTTCTGCTTCGCCACGACTCGGGAGAACGAGAGCAGCGTCCTGTACCGGCGCCTCTATGGGCCCCAGAGCCTCCTCTTCTCGCTCTTCTGGCCCACCTTCCTGCTGACCGGCGGCCTGCTCATTATCGTCATGGTGAAGATCAACCAGTCCCTGTCCATCCTGGCGGCCCAGAGGTAG